CAACCGTCTGCGCTGTCTGCCGACGCAGTTGCGGTCAACGGAGGGCGGTTCCCCATTTCAACGCTTTTCTCACTCAAGTCCAACCGGCGTCAGCGCGCATCGGCTCCCGGCACCTTCGTGCATATGTCGAATTTGGGCGGTGCAAATAAGTGTTTGGTGACAGCGCATAATTCAGCGGCTCGGATAACCGCCCCCTTATATTTTTCAGGAAACTCAGGAGGGATCTGAATCTCTATTGAAATCTTTTCGAGCATATTCGTTTTCTTGTTCTTCTCAGTCCGTAAAATCAGACTCAGGCCTTCAGCAGAAATACCGCGCTCCTTGCAAAATGATAAAACGTAAACACCTGCACAAGTACCGATGGAGGCCAGGAATAGGTCGAACGGTTGTGGGGCCGAACCATCGCCGCCGGAATGTTTTGACTGATCAGTCCTGATGGTAAAACCCTTGTAAATTGCATCCGCCCT
This Pseudomonadota bacterium DNA region includes the following protein-coding sequences:
- a CDS encoding OsmC family protein, coding for MDMKVIFPGGKRADAIYKGFTIRTDQSKHSGGDGSAPQPFDLFLASIGTCAGVYVLSFCKERGISAEGLSLILRTEKNKKTNMLEKISIEIQIPPEFPEKYKGAVIRAAELCAVTKHLFAPPKFDICTKVPGADAR